The following coding sequences are from one Gossypium hirsutum isolate 1008001.06 chromosome A12, Gossypium_hirsutum_v2.1, whole genome shotgun sequence window:
- the LOC107946790 gene encoding geraniol 8-hydroxylase, with product MEFYIILFCISIFFLLLKPLFHRSKTLNLPPGPIGLPILGSIHSLGSHPNQSLAELAKVHGPIMTLRLGSITTIVLSSPEMAKQVLQTHAQSFSDRPIPDAIASMPNLETSLVWGPSDDNRWRKLRGICSTQLFSGQKLNSLQYLRYKKVEQLIQHIKKHCEISNTQVNIGQVVFATTLNLIFSTMFSIDIVDPEFSRAQELKDLVWKTVENAGKPNLSDYFPVLKRFDLQGVRKRARLHYDGMHQIFDDMIDKRMKARALDSTTRNGDFLDVLLDQWEENRSILNREIIKPLIQNLFIAGSETSATTTEWAMAELLRNPQVMQKAKKELLEVIGSERTVKESDIDELPYLQAVVKETLRLHPAAPLLLPYKARTDVEICGYTIPKGAHALVNIWAMNRDPKYWNQPLTFAPERFIGSKIDYKGGSFEFIPFGAGRRLCLGLPLATRMVHLMLASMILSFDWQLPQGINPEDLDMQEHFGMTLKKAVPLYAIPVMKTFD from the exons ATGGAATTTTACATCATCTTATTTTGCATCTCCATCTTCTTCCTACTTTTGAAGCCCTTATTCCACCGCTCCAAGACTTTAAACCTTCCTCCAGGCCCCATTGGCCTACCGATACTCGGCTCCATCCATTCCCTAGGCTCTCATCCAAACCAGTCCCTCGCGGAGCTTGCCAAAGTCCATGGCCCCATCATGACTCTCCGCCTAGGCTCCATCACAACTATCGTACTATCCTCCCCTGAAATGGCGAAACAAGTCCTCCAAACTCATGCTCAATCCTTCTCCGACCGCCCGATTCCCGATGCTATTGCTTCCATGCCCAACCTCGAAACCTCCTTGGTATGGGGCCCTAGTGATGACAATAGGTGGCGGAAACTCCGTGGAATATGCAGCACCCAGTTGTTCAGTGGACAAAAACTCAACTCTCTACAATACCTACGCTACAAAAAAGTTGAGCAACTTATTCAACATATCAAAAAACATTGTGAAATTTCAAATACCCAAGTTAATATAGGTCAAGTTGTTTTCGCTACTACTTTGAACTTGATTTTCAGTACCATGTTTTCAATTGATATTGTTGACCCGGAATTTAGTAGAGCTCAAGAGTTGAAGGATCTGGTGTGGAAGACAGTGGAGAACGCAGGGAAACCAAATTTATCAGATTATTTTCCGGTGCTGAAGAGGTTTGATTTGCAGGGAGTAAGAAAGCGTGCAAGGCTGCATTATGACGGGATGCATCAGATATTTGACGACATGATTGATAAACGAATGAAGGCCAGAGCACTAGATTCAACCACCAGGAATGGTGATTTCTTGGACGTGCTTCTTGATCAATGGGAAGAAAACAGATCAATTCTCAATCGTGAAATAATCAAGCCTTTGATCCAG AACTTGTTCATTGCTGGAAGTGAGACATCTGCAACAACTACAGAGTGGGCAATGGCAGAGCTTCTTCGAAATCCCCAAGTTATGCAAAAGGCAAAGAAGGAACTCCTTGAAGTTATTGGCTCGGAAAGAACTGTGAAAGAATCAGACATAGATGAACTCCCATATCTCCAAGCTGTTGTAAAAGAAACCCTGCGGCTGCACCCAGCAGCCCCTCTCCTCTTACCATATAAAGCAAGGACTGATGTAGAAATCTGTGGTTACACCATACCGAAGGGAGCTCATGCTTTGGTGAATATATGGGCTATGAACCGAGACCCAAAGTATTGGAATCAGCCCCTTACATTTGCCCCAGAAAGGTTCATTGGGTCGAAAATAGATTATAAAGGTGGAAGCTTTGAGTTTATACCGTTCGGAGCAGGGAGAAGATTGTGTCTTGGGTTGCCTCTTGCTACTCGGATGGTGCATTTGATGTTGGCTTCCATGATCCTTTCATTTGATTGGCAACTTCCTCAGGGGATCAATCCAGAAGACTTGGACATGCAAGAGCATTTTGGTATGACTTTGAAGAAAGCTGTACCGCTTTATGCTATCCCTGTTATGAAAACTTTTGATTAA
- the LOC107946791 gene encoding geraniol 8-hydroxylase: MEPYILLFCIFLFLLFRRRSSAHSLPLGPINFPIFGSLHRLGSHPNQSLYQLAKTYGPLMTLRIGYVTTVIVSSAEFAKQVFQTQEQSFSDRTVPDCVASQPNPESTLAWAPGDGRWRNRRRLCSTQLFTVQRLNSLQHLRHQKAQQLIQHINKQRASGSQVKIGEVAFATTLNLISTTIFSSDIVDPEFSTAQEFKDLVWRIMEDSAKPNLSDYFPILKRFDLQGIRKHIRPSYTRLHEIFDEMIDERMEVRASDSVSRNGDLLDVLLDQCQQDGSDFTRQNIKPLILDLFIAGSDTSAITTEWAMAELLRKPGVLQKTRRELMEVIGTKRTVQESDLDKLPYLEAVAKETMRLHPAAPLLLPYKAKNDVEICGYTIPNNTQLLVNAWAIARDPNYWNHPFSFCPERFLDSSLDFRGRYFEYIPFGAGRRICPGLPLAVRMVHLILASMIHSFDWKLPHGIHPQDLDMQEQFGMTLKKAIPLCAIPI; this comes from the exons ATGGAACCCTACATCTTATTGTTTTGCATCTTCTTGTTCCTTCTCTTTCGTCGTCGCTCCTCCGCCCACAGCCTCCCTCTGGGCCCTATCAACTTTCCTATATTTGGCTCCCTCCATCGCCTAGGTTCTCACCCTAACCAATCCCTCTACCAGCTAGCTAAAACTTATGGCCCTCTCATGACTCTCCGCATAGGTTATGTTACCACCGTCATCGTCTCATCCGCTGAATTCGCTAAACAAGTCTTCCAAACACAAGAGCAGTCCTTCTCCGACCGCACTGTCCCTGATTGCGTGGCCTCCCAGCCTAACCCCGAGTCGACCCTCGCATGGGCGCCGGGCGATGGTAGGTGGCGCAACCGCCGGAGACTATGCAGCACCCAGTTGTTCACCGTGCAAAGACTCAACTCACTTCAACACCTTCGACACCAAAAAGCCCAGCAACTTATCCAGCACATCAACAAACAACGCGCGTCAGGGTCCCAAGTCAAGATAGGGGAAGTTGCTTTCGCAACCACATTGAACTTGATATCGACTACAATCTTTTCCTCGGATATAGTGGACCCTGAATTCAGTACTGCGCAAGAGTTCAAAGATTTGGTGTGGAGGATAATGGAGGATTCAGCCAAACCCAACTTGTCAGATTATTTCCCTATCTTAAAAAGGTTTGATTTGCAAGGGATAAGAAAGCATATAAGGCCGTCTTACACGAGGTTGCATGAGATTTTTGATGAGATGATAGATGAAAGAATGGAGGTTAGAGCTTCAGATTCCGTGTCCAGAAATGGTGATTTGTTGGATGTTCTGCTTGATCAGTGCCAACAGGATGGGTCTGACTTCACTCGCCAAAATATCAAGCCTTTGATCCTG gACTTATTCATTGCTGGAAGTGATACATCTGCAATAACAACAGAATGGGCGATGGCAGAACTCCTTAGAAAACCTGGAGTGCTACAAAAAACAAGAAGGGAACTAATGGAAGTCATTGGAACTAAAAGAACTGTTCAAGAATCAGACCTCGATAAACTCCCATATCTTGAAGCTGTGGCCAAAGAGACAATGCGCCTTCATCCTGCCGCTCCTCTTCTCCTACCTTACAAAGCCAAAAATGATGTCGAAATATGTGGCTACACCATACCCAACAACACTCAGCTTCTGGTGAATGCTTGGGCTATTGCCCGAGACCCCAATTACTGGAACCACCCTTTTTCGTTTTGCCCTGAGAGATTTCTTGATTCCAGCTTAGATTTCAGAGGTCGTTATTTTGAGTATATACCATTTGGAGCTGGTCGAAGGATATGCCCGGGTTTGCCTCTTGCAGTTCGTATGGTGCATCTGATATTAGCTTCTATGATTCATTCCTTTGATTGGAAACTGCCTCATGGAATCCATCCACAAGACTTGGACATGCAAGAACAGTTTGGCATGACTCTCAAGAAAGCTATACCGCTCTGTGCTATTCCTATTTAG
- the LOC107946788 gene encoding disease resistance protein RPM1, with translation MAEIAVSFLLEKLTTFLQNEVGLLQGIPEDLEYIKDELQSLKAVLRVADSVGESNQELKVWVQQVREIAYDTEDTLDEYKLDVVNDHRHGLDAFLHQVCCFTKNLKAQHRIASKINGIKSRISNLSARRPNFDNNGTSEQGPSSIATVNPWIDRRGDALLLDRVDLVGIDNSKEQLVQWLVEGNSGRKVVSVVGMGGSGKTTLAKQVYDNTKVKKHFAVHVWITISHPLKIEELLRNMVRQLFDSIRKPVPQGVDDMDSFLLKMIIKGFLQQRRYLIVLDDVWHMNEWEMLDHALANNGRGSCVLLTTRNSEVASTSCIESEDKIFNLEPLSPDESWTLFCKKCFQKNSCPAELERHSRRILDKCEGLPLAIVAISGVLATKRHTVAEWETVYRSLGAEIEDNSRLINFKEVLLLSFNDLPYHLKSCFLYLSLFPGNHLIENMRLIRLWIAEGFVEAKEGKTQEEVAEDYLNELLNRSMIQIAGMTNDGRVKACRIHDLLREIIISNARDQNFVAVAKEQNATWPEKVRRLAIHNALANAQQNMNASHLRSLFVFDTGDPLSSSPTDTLIPNSCRLLKVLDLRAAPIENFPEEISNLRLLRYLSLRDTKITTIPSSIRKLQDLETLDLKHSQVSELPVEILKLRKLHHLLVYRYEFTSYSRFHSKYGFQALSGIGALQSLQKLCFMDVNHDNAIIIELGKLVQLRRLGITNMRKEDGKILCSSIEKLINLHALSIVSSVKEEVIDLQCLSSPPQLLQRLYLYGRLEKLPEWIPCLESLAVIYLKWSRLPNDALESLQNLPNLVHLELLQAVEGDTLRFKAGGFKELKLLGIDKFEGLRCIQVEEGAMPCLEKLSIQRCKLLERVPLGIQHLTNLKVLEFFDMPEELIMTLGPDANIPEVYYTYWRNGEWEVYSLEGSAENGRSISTESLQSRFK, from the coding sequence ATGGCTGAAATTGCAGTATCATTTCTTCTTGAAAAGCTCACAACTTTTCTGCAAAATGAGGTGGGGCTTTTACAAGGGATCCCTGAAGATTTAGAGTACATCAAGGACGAGTTGCAGAGCTTGAAAGCTGTCCTGAGAGTGGCTGACTCGGTGGGGGAGAGTAACCAAGAACTCAAGGTATGGGTTCAGCAAGTGAGAGAGATTGCTTACGACACTGAAGATACCCTGGATGAATACAAGCTTGACGTTGTCAATGACCATAGGCATGGGCTTGATGCTTTTCTACACCAAGTTTGTTGCTTTACGAAAAACTTGAAAGCCCAACATCGGATTGCTTCCAAGATAAATGGCATCAAATCCAGAATTAGTAACTTATCTGCCAGGCGTCCGAATTTTGACAACAATGGGACTAGTGAGCAAGGTCCAAGCTCCATTGCCACCGTGAATCCATGGATAGACAGAAGAGGGGATGCCCTCCTCCTCGATCGCGTTGACTTAGTTGGTATTGACAACTCCAAAGAGCAGCTCGTCCAATGGTTGGTCGAGGGAAACTCCGGCCGCAAGGTGGTTTCTGTGGTCGGAATGGGTGGCTCCGGAAAAACCACCTTGGCGAAGCAAGTTTATGACAACACCAAAGTGAAGAAACATTTCGCCGTACATGTTTGGATCACCATTTCTCATCCTCTCAAGATAGAGGAGCTCCTAAGAAACATGGTACGGCAACTGTTTGATTCGATCAGGAAGCCGGTTCCTCAAGGTGTCGATGACATGGATTCGTTTCTCCTGAAAATGATAATCAAGGGTTTCCTTCAGCAAAGGAGGTACTTGATTGTTTTAGATGATGTTTGGCATATGAATGAATGGGAAATGCTCGATCACGCATTAGCTAACAATGGCCGTGGTAGCTGTGTGTTGCTCACAACGCGTAACTCTGAGGTAGCTTCGACGTCGTGCATAGAATCTGAAGATAAGATCTTCAACTTAGAGCCCTTGTCTCCGGACGAGTCATGGACTCTTTTCTGTAAGAAATGTTTCCAAAAGAACTCATGTCCTGCTGAATTGGAGAGACATTCTAGACGTATTTTGGACAAGTGTGAGGGGCTGCCCCTTGCAATTGTGGCCATTAGTGGTGTTTTGGCTACTAAAAGGCATACAGTTGCGGAATGGGAGACGGTTTATCGTAGCCTCGGTGCTGAAATTGAGGACAACAGCAGGCTCATCAACTTTAAAGAAGTGCTTTTGCTGAGCTTCAATGATTTGCCATACCACTTGAAATCTTGTTTCTTGTATTTAAGCCTCTTCCCTGGGAACCATCTGATTGAGAATATGAGACTGATTCGACTGTGGATTGCTGAAGGGTTTGTCGAAGCCAAAGAAGGAAAGACACAAGAAGAAGTTGCAGAGGACTACCTTAATGAACTCCTCAATAGAAGCATGATCCAGATAGCCGGGATGACGAACGATGGAAGGGTCAAAGCATGCCGCATTCATGACCTTCTGCgagaaatcatcatttcaaatgctAGGGACCAGAACTTCGTTGCAGTTGCTAAAGAACAAAATGCAACATGGCCTGAAAAGGTTCGGCGCCTTGCAATACATAACGCATTGGCAAATGCACAACAGAATATGAATGCTTCTCATCTACGGTCTCTTTTTGTGTTTGATACGGGTGATCCACTCTCCTCTTCACCAACAGATACATTGATTCCTAATAGTTGCAGGCTGCTTAAGGTGTTGGATTTGCGAGCTGCGCCTATAGAGAATTTTCCAGAGGAAATTAGCAACTTGAGACTGTTAAGGTATCTTAGCTTGAGAGATACCAAAATCACGACAATTCCGAGCTCTATAAGGAAGCTTCAGGACTTGGAGACATTGGACCTTAAACATTCCCAAGTTTCGGAATTGCCAGTTGAGATCCTAAAGCTCCGGAAACTTCATCATCTTCTGGTATACCGTTATGAGTTCACCTCGTATTCACGTTTTCACTCCAAATACGGTTTTCAGGCCTTGTCAGGTATAGGAGCTCTACAATCCCTTCAAAAGCTTTGTTTTATGGATGTAAACCATGATAACGCAATTATCATAGAGCTGGGAAAACTGGTGCAACTTCGAAGACTAGGCATTACAAACATGAGAAAAGAAGATGGAAAGATTTTGTGCTCGTCCATCGAAAAGCTGATCAACCTTCATGCATTGTCGATTGTTTCATCGGTTAAGGAAGAGGTCATTGATCTGCAATGTCTTTCTTCTCCTCCTCAACTACTTCAAAGGCTATACCTGTATGGGCGATTAGAGAAGTTACCAGAGTGGATACCTTGTCTCGAAAGCCTGGCAGTGATATATCTAAAATGGAGTAGGCTGCCAAATGATGCACTTGAATCTCTTCAAAACTTGCCCAACCTTGTACATCTTGAATTGCTGCAAGCTGTGGAAGGAGACACTTTACGTTTTAAGGCTGGCGGTTTCAAGGAGCTTAAACTTCTGGGTATAGACAAATTTGAAGGGCTGAGATGCATACAAGTAGAAGAAGGAGCAATGCCTTGTCTTGAAAAGCTGAGCATCCAACGTTGTAAATTGCTGGAGAGGGTGCCATTAGGGATTCAACATCTGACCAACTTAAAAGTACTCGAGTTTTTCGATATGCCCGAGGAATTAATTATGACCCTTGGTCCTGATGCAAACATTCCAGAAGTTTATTATACTTACTGGAGGAATGGAGAATGGGAGGTCTATTCTCTAGAGGGTTCAGCTGAGAATGGGAGGTCCATTAGCACTGAATCGCTTCAAAGTCGTTTTAAATGA
- the LOC107946789 gene encoding protein SENSITIVE TO UV 2 isoform X1 has translation MKTQKHCHLLSPKQCTEQGTKKEIMSEENLEEWGASFLEELIQFEELALSRSQVNQNNPTSSSSYLPYLPSQPPLSSHPQPIHVTPPPSISYSPPRELSQRPTDLGGASNSSDVIAKCATPTTPARRGGRSSKAKDLEIELLKKELGRVSKQLADLEHECSELKKERNKEDQLKFPNSNNEAKVANANDISVNDREHGIPVAAHHGVVQEFPNRKSFNDQIGQRTVKSSCQASGIQTNFSACLDLSEKLQGIWGLPSEQKFGRNLISKLFAVCSADIDVLFGFIKMSSPSKTMEPPAVKSSDDMSLQTSIHPFLSAEAAKISCFYSALTKTSSGMLQLQDLFESLFDLCTVENVVIVYRSLRILHVLLSHLLTFERKSRGRENFLAEHLHSGSSIDDIFGYETRDWVHIGMDGTYTSCMPTGVTPSEAKYICGKGRWDTSSASLFSHVNWIYLFEFMHLIVMKSSEECVRLEAVSIMNVILMRSDAYTERERFGLSEVFESVSQLLKMEAGLLVQKEAVHSLYLLLNCPKLVVTFCSACTTEASADAANGTENTAATERFTMILEGLADCIACSGNSLQALELRKNAITLLAFVASSGKSGFEILVNNKLSREANFLTLIMQLLASEIDLEASVNAESDETFRARTLLIREVLILLNRLVSNPIHSATVLRLLTNSRDMVSLTVDIANRLSRKEQIQRLSDSITKQMRESEIVDLGRLFKRRVSTYLGE, from the exons ATGAAAACTCAGAAGCACTGTCATTTGCTCTCACCCAAGCAGTGCACAGAGCAAGGAACGAAAAAGGAAATTATGAGCGAAGAAAATTTGGAAGAATGGGGTGCCAGTTTCTTGGAGGAACTTATCCAATTTGAAGAACTCGCACTTTCTCGTTCTCAGGTTAACCAAAACAATcctacttcttcttcttcctatTTACCGTATCTGCCATCACAACCACCACTATCCTCACATCCTCAACCCATACATGTTACGCCGCCCCCATCCATCAGTTACTCGCCTCCGAGAGAGCTTTCCCAGAGACCCACTGATTTGGGCGGCGCCTCTAATTCGAGTGATGTTATTGCTAAATGCGCCACGCCTACGACTCCAGCGCGGCGCGGTGGCAGATCTTCCAAAGCCAAGGATCTCGAAATCGAGCTCCTAAAG AAGGAGTTGGGACGTGTTTCAAAGCAGCTTGCGGACCTG GAGCATGAGTGTTCGGAACTTAAGAAGGAAAGAAACAAGGAGGATCAGCTTAAATTTCCCAATTCAAACAATGAGGCGAAAGTGGCTAATGCGAATGACATCAGCGTCAATGACAGAGAACATGGAATCCCTGTTGCAGCTCATCATGGGGTTGTACAAGAGTTTCCAAATAGAAAATCGTTTAATGATCAGATTGGCCAACGTACAG TCAAGTCAAGCTGTCAAGCAAGTGGAATTCAGACAAATTTCAGTGCTTGTCTTGATCTTTCTGAGAAGTTGCAGGGCATCTGGGGTTTGCCAAGTGAACAAAAGTTTGGAAGAAATTTGATATCCAAGTTGTTTGCAGTTTGTTCGGCAGATATTGATGTCCTGTTTGGGTTCATTAAAATGAGCTCACCTTCCAAAACAATGGAACCACCGGCGGTTAAGAGCTCAGATGATATGTCTCTACAGACCTCCATCCATCCTTTTCTTAGTGCTGAAGCTGCAAAAATATCTTGTTTCTACTCTGCTCTGACAAAG ACCAGTAGTGGAATGTTGCAGCTGCAGGATCTATTTGAATCTTTGTTTGATCTCTGTACTGTTGAAAAT GTGGTTATTGTCTATAGATCACTGCGTATACTACATGTCTTGTTGAGTCATCTTTTAACTTTTGAAAGAAAATCCAGAGGAAG GGAAAACTTCTTGGCTGAGCATCTTCACTCTGGGAGCAGCATTGATGATATATTTGGATATGAAACTCGAGATTGGGTACACATTGGAATGGATGGGACTTACACTAGTTGCATGCCAACTGGAGTAACACCTTCTGAAGCAAAATATATCTGCGGGAAAGGACGTTGGGATACTAGCTCTGCATCATTGTTTTCCCATGTAAACTGGATTTATCTCTTTGAATTCATGCATCTAATTGTGATGAAGAGTAGTGAAGAATGTGTAAGATTGGAAGCAGTCTCAATTATGAATGTCATTCTAATGAGAAGTGATGCTTACACAGAGAGAgaaag GTTTGGCCTCAGTGAAGTGTTTGAAAGTGTTTCACAACTACTGAAAATGGAAGCTGGATTGCTTGTACAGAAGGAGGCTGTGCACTCTCTTTACCTGCTTTTAAATT GTCCTAAATTGGTGGTCACATTCTGCTCTGCTTGTACAACGGAGGCTAGTGCTGATGCTGCTAATGGCACAGAAAACACTGCTGCTACTGAAAGATTCACTATGATTCTTGAGGGTTTGGCTGACTGTATAGCTTGCTCTGGGAACAGTTTACAA GCCTTGGAACTACGCAAAAATGCAATCACCTTACTTGCTTTTGTGGCCTCATCTGGAAAATCTGGTTTTGAAATACTAGTGAATAACAAGCTATCTAGAGAAGCAAATTTTCTAACACTAATTATGCAACTATTGGCATCTGAGATAGACTTGGAAGCCTCAGTCAATGCAGAGTCTGATGAAACCTTCAGGGCAAG GACATTATTGATACGGGAAGTGCTGATATTACTCAATAGACTCGTGTCAAACCCGATACACTCTGCCACGGTCTTGCGATTGTTAACCAACAGCAGGGATATGGTCAGTTTAACAGTTGATATTGCAAACAGATTGTCCCGAAAAGAACAGATTCAAAGGCTGTCTGACAGCATAACCAAGCAGATGAGAGAATCTGAAATTGTTGACTTGGGACGACTGTTCAAGAGAAGGGTTTCTACTTATCTTGGAGAGTGA
- the LOC107946789 gene encoding protein SENSITIVE TO UV 2 isoform X2 — MKTQKHCHLLSPKQCTEQGTKKEIMSEENLEEWGASFLEELIQFEELALSRSQVNQNNPTSSSSYLPYLPSQPPLSSHPQPIHVTPPPSISYSPPRELSQRPTDLGGASNSSDVIAKCATPTTPARRGGRSSKAKDLEIELLKKELGRVSKQLADLEHECSELKKERNKEDQLKFPNSNNEAKVANANDISVNDREHGIPVAAHHGVVQEFPNRKSFNDQIGQRTVKSSCQASGIQTNFSACLDLSEKLQGIWGLPSEQKFGRNLISKLFAVCSADIDVLFGFIKMSSPSKTMEPPAVKSSDDMSLQTSIHPFLSAEAAKISCFYSALTKTSSGMLQLQDLFESLFDLCTVENCTLLRENFLAEHLHSGSSIDDIFGYETRDWVHIGMDGTYTSCMPTGVTPSEAKYICGKGRWDTSSASLFSHVNWIYLFEFMHLIVMKSSEECVRLEAVSIMNVILMRSDAYTERERFGLSEVFESVSQLLKMEAGLLVQKEAVHSLYLLLNCPKLVVTFCSACTTEASADAANGTENTAATERFTMILEGLADCIACSGNSLQALELRKNAITLLAFVASSGKSGFEILVNNKLSREANFLTLIMQLLASEIDLEASVNAESDETFRARTLLIREVLILLNRLVSNPIHSATVLRLLTNSRDMVSLTVDIANRLSRKEQIQRLSDSITKQMRESEIVDLGRLFKRRVSTYLGE; from the exons ATGAAAACTCAGAAGCACTGTCATTTGCTCTCACCCAAGCAGTGCACAGAGCAAGGAACGAAAAAGGAAATTATGAGCGAAGAAAATTTGGAAGAATGGGGTGCCAGTTTCTTGGAGGAACTTATCCAATTTGAAGAACTCGCACTTTCTCGTTCTCAGGTTAACCAAAACAATcctacttcttcttcttcctatTTACCGTATCTGCCATCACAACCACCACTATCCTCACATCCTCAACCCATACATGTTACGCCGCCCCCATCCATCAGTTACTCGCCTCCGAGAGAGCTTTCCCAGAGACCCACTGATTTGGGCGGCGCCTCTAATTCGAGTGATGTTATTGCTAAATGCGCCACGCCTACGACTCCAGCGCGGCGCGGTGGCAGATCTTCCAAAGCCAAGGATCTCGAAATCGAGCTCCTAAAG AAGGAGTTGGGACGTGTTTCAAAGCAGCTTGCGGACCTG GAGCATGAGTGTTCGGAACTTAAGAAGGAAAGAAACAAGGAGGATCAGCTTAAATTTCCCAATTCAAACAATGAGGCGAAAGTGGCTAATGCGAATGACATCAGCGTCAATGACAGAGAACATGGAATCCCTGTTGCAGCTCATCATGGGGTTGTACAAGAGTTTCCAAATAGAAAATCGTTTAATGATCAGATTGGCCAACGTACAG TCAAGTCAAGCTGTCAAGCAAGTGGAATTCAGACAAATTTCAGTGCTTGTCTTGATCTTTCTGAGAAGTTGCAGGGCATCTGGGGTTTGCCAAGTGAACAAAAGTTTGGAAGAAATTTGATATCCAAGTTGTTTGCAGTTTGTTCGGCAGATATTGATGTCCTGTTTGGGTTCATTAAAATGAGCTCACCTTCCAAAACAATGGAACCACCGGCGGTTAAGAGCTCAGATGATATGTCTCTACAGACCTCCATCCATCCTTTTCTTAGTGCTGAAGCTGCAAAAATATCTTGTTTCTACTCTGCTCTGACAAAG ACCAGTAGTGGAATGTTGCAGCTGCAGGATCTATTTGAATCTTTGTTTGATCTCTGTACTGTTGAAAAT TGCACTCTACTCAGGGAAAACTTCTTGGCTGAGCATCTTCACTCTGGGAGCAGCATTGATGATATATTTGGATATGAAACTCGAGATTGGGTACACATTGGAATGGATGGGACTTACACTAGTTGCATGCCAACTGGAGTAACACCTTCTGAAGCAAAATATATCTGCGGGAAAGGACGTTGGGATACTAGCTCTGCATCATTGTTTTCCCATGTAAACTGGATTTATCTCTTTGAATTCATGCATCTAATTGTGATGAAGAGTAGTGAAGAATGTGTAAGATTGGAAGCAGTCTCAATTATGAATGTCATTCTAATGAGAAGTGATGCTTACACAGAGAGAgaaag GTTTGGCCTCAGTGAAGTGTTTGAAAGTGTTTCACAACTACTGAAAATGGAAGCTGGATTGCTTGTACAGAAGGAGGCTGTGCACTCTCTTTACCTGCTTTTAAATT GTCCTAAATTGGTGGTCACATTCTGCTCTGCTTGTACAACGGAGGCTAGTGCTGATGCTGCTAATGGCACAGAAAACACTGCTGCTACTGAAAGATTCACTATGATTCTTGAGGGTTTGGCTGACTGTATAGCTTGCTCTGGGAACAGTTTACAA GCCTTGGAACTACGCAAAAATGCAATCACCTTACTTGCTTTTGTGGCCTCATCTGGAAAATCTGGTTTTGAAATACTAGTGAATAACAAGCTATCTAGAGAAGCAAATTTTCTAACACTAATTATGCAACTATTGGCATCTGAGATAGACTTGGAAGCCTCAGTCAATGCAGAGTCTGATGAAACCTTCAGGGCAAG GACATTATTGATACGGGAAGTGCTGATATTACTCAATAGACTCGTGTCAAACCCGATACACTCTGCCACGGTCTTGCGATTGTTAACCAACAGCAGGGATATGGTCAGTTTAACAGTTGATATTGCAAACAGATTGTCCCGAAAAGAACAGATTCAAAGGCTGTCTGACAGCATAACCAAGCAGATGAGAGAATCTGAAATTGTTGACTTGGGACGACTGTTCAAGAGAAGGGTTTCTACTTATCTTGGAGAGTGA